In one window of Helianthus annuus cultivar XRQ/B chromosome 17, HanXRQr2.0-SUNRISE, whole genome shotgun sequence DNA:
- the LOC118488849 gene encoding uncharacterized protein LOC118488849, with product MGDGEGTSVTLISKLDIGNPLYLHPSDSSALTIVSIKLKGTENYSVWSSAMKLALEAKYKFGFINGKCEKPNDDDVLAAQWDRCNSVVLTWLLNSVFEELFLGQVFSKLASEVWTDLKETYDMVDGSVVYDLYKRINCISQSGSSVAEYYNKLTTMWKQFDAMVHLPSCSCQAAKDYNDFSTLIKLMQFLMGLDDVYQHVRTNLLTREPFPSVKAAYALISKEQSHRLSSSGSKSQSVSYVAKSNQSNQNTSRRNFRGPNSNLKCTHCNMLGHTVDRCFEIIGYPPGMKKRTSGSFVRNNTGNNTNRSNVSSGPSSSAMSALPFTPKQIAKLMSLVGDKFEGDQEKSNMGRMSACVSEFVSCSSSVSFNHDYNWVVDSGANQHMIKSDKDMFNCIDVSECGLKVGHPNGTSVSVLKIGELRLINNVVIKDVFYVPGYSVNLLSVHKLAKDNKIAVLFNENNCKDGNSVNLCFNSVIRSNLWHIRLSSSVLNGKSPYELVFNFKPSLSHLRNFGCLCFSTILNEPDKFAYHADKCILIGYSNVKKGYKLWSLDERKVFYSRDVKFYEHVYPFKSKQINDNVVHDKSLNLLNFFDIYETNTPEVSSIPDDEEGATESHDTVSDDQQPAPSASATPGQTDLGHSLESSVESSDREESGEAEDTAVLEDEINPSEGTLVGLRRSSRNVSIPKKIQDYVFNCSVKYDINKEVSYACLSADNVSFISYLSKSTEPSSYSEASRDPKWVEAMNLEMEALLRNQTWELVDLPNDRKPIGSKWIYKIKYKANGEIERYKARSVAKGYNQQEGLDFGETFSPVVKMVTVRCVLSLAVQNNWTLYQLDVNNAFLYGSISEDVYMSLPEGYYAKNESEVCKLVKSLYGLKQAPRKWNEKLTDVLVNVGFVQSSCDHSLYVLSKSSVFIVLLVYVDDIVITGNNDSEITKTKNLHSNSFKIKDLGV from the exons ATGGGTGATGGTGAAGGTACTTCTGTTACCCTTATTAGCAAGTTGGACATAGGGAACCCTCTTTATTTGCATCCTAGTGACTCAAGTGCTTTGACAATAGTTAGTATAAAACTTAAGGGCACTGAGAATTACTCTGTTTGGTCTAGTGCAATGAAGCTTGCACTAGAAGCTAAATATAAGTTTGGTTTTATAAATGGAAAATGTGAAAAACCTAATGATGATGATGTCTTAGCTGCCCAATGGGATAGATGCAACTCTGTGGTTTTAACCTGGTTATTGAATTCTGTGTTTGAAGAATTATTTTTAGGGCAGGTCTTTTCCAAACTTGCTTCTGAAGTTTGGACAGACCTGAAAGAGACTTATGATATGGTCGATGGTTCTGTTGTCTATGATTTATATAAAAGAATCAATTGTATTTCTCAAAGTGGTAGTTCTGTGGCTGAGTATTATAATAAGTTGACAActatgtggaagcagtttgatgcaaTGGTGCATCTGCCTTCATGTTCTTGTCAAGCAGCCAAAGACTACAATGATTTTTCCACTTTAATCAAATTAATGCAATTCCTCATGGGTCTTGATGATGTATATCAACATGTGAGGACAAATTTGTTGACAAGAGAACCATTTCCTTCTGTCAAGGCTGCTTATGCCTTAATTTCTAAAGAACAGTCACATAGACTCTCAAGTAGTGGGTCAAAGAGTCAATCTGTTTCATATGTGGCTAAGTCTAACCAATCTAATCAAAACACATCTAGGAGAAACTTTAGGGGACCTAACTCAAACTTAAAATGCACTCATTGTAATATGTTAGGTCATACAGTTGATAGATGTTTTGAGATAATTGGTTATCCTCCTGGTATGAAAAAGAGAACTAGTGGGTCTTTTGTAAGAAACAATACTGGTAATAATACTAATAGATCTAATGTGTCATCTGGTCCTTCTAGTTCTGCTATGTCTGCTTTACCTTTTACTCCTAAGCAGATTGCAAAGTTAATGAGTTTAGTTGGTGATAAGTTTGAGGGAGATCAGGAGAAGTCCAATATGGGACGTATGTCTGCTTGTGTGTCTGAATTTGTTAGCTGTTCTAGCAGTGTGAGTTTTAATCATGATTATAATTGGGTGGTTGATTCTGGTGCTAATCAACACATGATTAAAAGTGATAAAGATATGTTTAATTGTATTGATGTTTCTGAGTGTGGGTTAAAGGTTGGTCATCCTAATGGGACAAGTGTTAGTGTGTTAAAAATTGGAGAACTTAGACTAATTAACAATGTTGTTATTAAAGATGTGTTTTATGTTCCTGGGTACAGTGTTAATCTTTTATCTGTGCATAAGTTAGCCAAAGACAATAAAATAGCAGTCTTGTTTAATGAAAATAATT GTAAAGATGGTAATTCTGTGAATTTGTGTTTTAATAGTGTTATTAGATCAAATTTGTGGCACATTAG GCTGTCGTCATCTGTGTTAAATGGGAAAAGTCCTTATGAGCTTGTGTTTAACTTTAAACCCTCATTGTCTCATCTTAGAAATTTTGGGTGTCTTTGTTTTAGTACCATATTAAATGAACCTGATAAATTTGCTTATCATGCTGATAAGTGTATTTTGATAGGTTACTCAAATGTAAAAAAAGGGTATAAACTTTGGAGTTTGGATGAAAGAAAGGTTTTCTATTCAAGGGATGTTAAATTTTATGAACATGTATACCCttttaaatcaaaacaaattaATGATAATGTTGTGCATGATAAGAGTTTAAATCTGTTAAACTTTTTTGATATATATGAGACAAATACACCTGAAGTTTCTTCTATTCCCGATGATGAAGAGGGTGCTACTGAATCTCATGACACGGTCAGTGATGATCAGCAGCCAGCtccctctgcatctgccactccTGGACAAACTGACTTAGGTCATAGTTTAGAATCTAGTGTAGAAAGTAGTGATAGAGAGGAGTCTGGTGAGGCAGAGGACACTGCTGTGTTAGAAGATGAGATTAACCCATCTGAGGGGACCCTAGTAGGTCTTAGAAGATCTTCTAGGAATGTTTCTATTCCTAAAAAAATTCAGGattatgtgtttaattgtagtgtGAAGTACGATATTAATAAAGAGGTGAGTTATGCTTGTTTGTCTGCTGATAATGTTAGTTTCATTAGTTATTTAAGTAAATCAACAGAACCTAGTAGTTATAGTGAAGCTTCGAGAGATCCTAAGTGGGTCGAAGCAATGAACCTAGAAATGGAAGCTTTGTTGCGAAACCAAACGTGGGAACTTGTTGATTTGCCTAATGATAGAAAACCTATAGGCAGTAAATGGATCTATAAAATCAAGTATAAGGCCAATGGGGAAATTGAGCGTTATAAAGCTAGGTCGGTTGCAAAGGGGTACAACCAACAGGAAGGGTTAGATTTTGGTGAAACCTTTTCACCAGTCGTGAAAATGGTCACTGTTAGGTGTGTTCTAAGTTTAGCTGTTCAAAACAATTGGACCTTATATCAATTGGATGTTAATAATGCTTTTTTGTATGGCTCAATCTCTGAAGATGTTTATATGTCCCTTCCAGAAGGTTATTATGCTAAAAATGAGTCTGAAGTTTGCAAACTGGTAAAGTCTTTGTATGGGCTTAAACAGGCTCCTAGAAAGTGGAATGAAAAACTGACTGATGTGTTAGTTAATGTAGGTTTTGTTCAAAGTTCATGTGATCATTCGTTGTATGTTTTGTCTAAATCTTCAGTGTTCATTGTGTTGCTTGTGTATGTAGATGACATTGTAATAACTGGTAACAATGATTCTGAAATTACTAAAACTAAAAATTTACATAGTAACAGTTTTAAAATTAAAGACCTAGGGGTTTGA